The genomic interval TGCTCGGAGTGCGTCTTCAGGTCATAGTCGGTGCGGTTGGCGATGCCTTCCAGCTCGCCCCACTCACTGCCCTGGAAGCGGAAGCGGTACTCGATGTCGGTGGTGCCGGCCGAGTAGTGCGACAGCTTTTCCTTCGGGTGCTCGAACAGGCGCAGGTTCTCCGGGTCGATGCCGAGGTCGGTGTACCAGGCCAGGCGGGTGTCGATCCAGTACTTGTGCCACTCGGCGTCTTCGCCCGGCTTGACGAAGAACTCCATCTCCATCTGCTCGAACTCCCGGGTGCGGAAGATGAAGTTGCCCGGGGTGATCTCGTTGCGGAAGCTCTTGCCGATCTGCGCGATACCGAACGGCGGCTTCTTACGCGCGGTTTCCTTCACGTTCTTGAAGTTGACGAAGATGCCCTGCGCGGTTTCCGGGCGCAGGTAATGCAGGCCCTCTTCGTCGTCGACCGGGCCGAGGTAGGTCTTGAGCAGGCCGGAGAAGTTCCGCGGCTCGGTCCAGGAGCCGGGCTGGCCGGTTTCCGGATCCTTGATGTCGGCCAGGCCGTTGGCCGGCGGATGGCCGTGCTTCTCCTCGTAGGCCTCGATCAAGTGGTCGGCACGGTAGCGCTTGTGCGTGTGCAGCGATTCGACCAGCGGATCGGAGAACGTCGCGACGTGGCCGGAGGCCTCCCAGACCTGGCGCGGCAGGATCACCGACGAATCGAGGCCCACCACATCGTCGCGGCTGGTGACCATGGTGCGCCACCACTGCTTCTTGATGTTCTCCTTGAGTTCGACCCCGAGCGGACCGTAATCCCAGGCCGACTTGGTGCCTCCGTAGATCTCACCGCACGGGTACACCAGACCCCGGCGCTTGGCGAGGTTGGCAACGGTGTCCACCTTCGACTTGGGTGCCACGCGAGAATTCTCCATCCACTGCGAGTTCGGATTTGTCCTTCAGACTATCGGCACCGGCCAATCGGTTTTTCACCGGCGCGCCACATTTGACATGCGCACCTTTGCATATGCAAAATGGGAATGCTTTCCATTAAGGAGAAGATCCCATGGCCGCCGAGACCGCCACCCACACGCACAACCCGTACCGCTCCCCCGGGCCCGCGCCGGTTCCCTCGCGCACCGTGCTGGAGGACGCGGGCGAACTGCTGCGCGCCCTGGCCGCACCGGTCCGCATCGCCATCGTGCTGCAACTGCGGGAATCGCCGCGCTGCGTGCACGAACTCGTCGACGCGCTGGGCGTCACCCAGCCGCTGGTCAGTCAGCATCTGCGCATCCTGAAGTCCGCCGGTGTCGTGCACGGCGAACGATCGGGCCGCGAGGTGCTCTACGAATTGGTCGACGATCACCTCGCGCATATCGTGGTCGATGCCGTCGCGCACGCCGAGGAGGGGTGATC from Nocardia goodfellowii carries:
- a CDS encoding glycine--tRNA ligase gives rise to the protein MENSRVAPKSKVDTVANLAKRRGLVYPCGEIYGGTKSAWDYGPLGVELKENIKKQWWRTMVTSRDDVVGLDSSVILPRQVWEASGHVATFSDPLVESLHTHKRYRADHLIEAYEEKHGHPPANGLADIKDPETGQPGSWTEPRNFSGLLKTYLGPVDDEEGLHYLRPETAQGIFVNFKNVKETARKKPPFGIAQIGKSFRNEITPGNFIFRTREFEQMEMEFFVKPGEDAEWHKYWIDTRLAWYTDLGIDPENLRLFEHPKEKLSHYSAGTTDIEYRFRFQGSEWGELEGIANRTDYDLKTHSEHSGTDLSYSDANTGEKYIPYVIEPAAGLTRSLMAFLVDAYTVDQAPNAKGGMEERISLRLDRRLAPVKAAVLPLSRNADLTPKAKDLAAQLRKHWNVEFDDAGAIGRRYRRQDEIGTPFCITVDFDTLEDQAVTIRERDSMRQERIALDKVEGYLAQHLIGA
- a CDS encoding ArsR/SmtB family transcription factor translates to MAAETATHTHNPYRSPGPAPVPSRTVLEDAGELLRALAAPVRIAIVLQLRESPRCVHELVDALGVTQPLVSQHLRILKSAGVVHGERSGREVLYELVDDHLAHIVVDAVAHAEEG